In a single window of the Rhodamnia argentea isolate NSW1041297 chromosome 2, ASM2092103v1, whole genome shotgun sequence genome:
- the LOC125313695 gene encoding RING-H2 finger protein ATL79-like yields MSIYVFGVALIIAIAFSIAIYLTTVLGLLVYRFCFCGTQNSAECSVSTVKYAGEAGGRAECVVCLTGFEEGESVKQLQQCKHLFHSSCIDMWLYSHSECPICQSLVIGQTSPGTCAVPSERFYPNHPSTS; encoded by the exons ATGTCCATATATGTCTTTGGCGTTGCACTGATCATAGCCATTGCATTTTCAATAGCCATCTACCTCACCACCGTCCTAGGACTGCTAGTCTACAGGTTCTGTTTCTGTGGAACCCAGAACTCCGCTGAGTGCTCGGTGTCCACTGTGAAGTACGCCGGCGAAGCGGGCGGTCGGGCCGAATGTGTTGTGTGCCTGACGGGGTTCGAGGAAGGGGAAAGCGTCAAGCAGCTCCAGCAGTGCAAGCACTTATTCCACTCCTCTTGTATCGATATGTGGCTCTACTCGCACTCCGAGTGCCCGATCTGCC AGTCATTGGTCATAGGACAGACGTCCCCAGGGACCTGTGCAGTACCAAGTGAGAGGTTTTACCCAAACCATCCATCCACAAGCTGA
- the LOC115737482 gene encoding uncharacterized protein LOC115737482 isoform X3, with product MATALLPSVLSFRDSLIPQVNHSSAVFVNTQKRIFVGCSAKKKIGFFDQILDYIEGGPKLRKWYGAPDLLPKDGSGVDEEDENKEEVRDAVLVTDGDSEMGQMIILSLIVKRTRVKTLVKDKRMANEAFGDYVESVAGDMNSKQFLNTTLRGVRVIICPTEGFLYNIGSLKGIKHVILLSQLSVYEGSSGIQAMMRGFSKKLAEQDESKLMASGLPFTIIRAGALQDTPGGERGFCFDEGCSAKGSLSKEDAAVICVEALSAVPQGGFAFEVVNGEEKVSDWKQCLIKLMEMAD from the exons ATGGCGACTGCTCTTCTCCCTTCAGTACTCTCTTTCCGAGACTCCTTAATCCCACAAGTCAACCATTCCTCGGCCGTTTTCGTCAACACCCAGAAGCGTATCTTCGTTGGTTGCTCTGCCAAGAAGAAAATTGGCTTTTTTGATCAGATTCTTGATTACATCGAGG GAGGGCCTAAGTTGAGGAAGTGGTATGGAGCACCTGATCTTCTTCCCAAGGATGGGTCTGGTGTGGATGAAGAGGATGAGAACAAAg aagaagtgaggGATGCTGTTTTAGTCACTGATGGTGATAGCGAAATGGGTCAG ATGATTATTCTTTCACTGATCGTTAAAAGAACTCGAGTCAAAACATTGGTCAAAGACAAGCGGATGGCAAATGAGGCCTTTGGAGACTATGTCGAG TCAGTGGCTGGAGACATGAATAGCAAGCAATTCCTGAATACGACTCTGAGAGGAGTTCGGGTCATCATATGTCCAACT GAAGGTTTCTTATATAACATTGGGAGCTTGAAAGGAATCAAACACGTAATTCTCTTATCTCAG TTGTCCGTTTATGAAGGTTCGAGCGGCATTCAAGCTATGATGAGAggcttttcaaaaaaattggctgaGCAAGATGAATCGAAACTGATGGCTTCAGGACTACCTTTCACCATTATCAGGGCTGGCGCGTTGCAAGACACTCCGGGTGGAGAACGAGGCTTTTGTTTTGATGAG GGTTGTTCGGCCAAGGGAAGTCTCAGCAAGGAAGATGCTGCTGTGATTTGTGTGGAAGCGCTCAGCGCAGTCCCTCAAGGAGGATTTGCATTCGAG GTTGTCAATGGAGAAGAGAAGGTATCAGATTGGAAGCAGTGCTTAATCAAGTTGATGGAGATGGCTGATTAG
- the LOC115737482 gene encoding uncharacterized protein LOC115737482 isoform X2, whose product MATALLPSVLSFRDSLIPQVNHSSAVFVNTQKRIFVGCSAKKKIGFFDQILDYIEGGPKLRKWYGAPDLLPKDGSGVDEEDENKEEEVRDAVLVTDGDSEMGQMIILSLIVKRTRVKTLVKDKRMANEAFGDYVESVAGDMNSKQFLNTTLRGVRVIICPTEGFLYNIGSLKGIKHVILLSQLSVYEGSSGIQAMMRGFSKKLAEQDESKLMASGLPFTIIRAGALQDTPGGERGFCFDEGCSAKGSLSKEDAAVICVEALSAVPQGGFAFEVVNGEEKVSDWKQCLIKLMEMAD is encoded by the exons ATGGCGACTGCTCTTCTCCCTTCAGTACTCTCTTTCCGAGACTCCTTAATCCCACAAGTCAACCATTCCTCGGCCGTTTTCGTCAACACCCAGAAGCGTATCTTCGTTGGTTGCTCTGCCAAGAAGAAAATTGGCTTTTTTGATCAGATTCTTGATTACATCGAGG GAGGGCCTAAGTTGAGGAAGTGGTATGGAGCACCTGATCTTCTTCCCAAGGATGGGTCTGGTGTGGATGAAGAGGATGAGAACAAAg aagaagaagtgaggGATGCTGTTTTAGTCACTGATGGTGATAGCGAAATGGGTCAG ATGATTATTCTTTCACTGATCGTTAAAAGAACTCGAGTCAAAACATTGGTCAAAGACAAGCGGATGGCAAATGAGGCCTTTGGAGACTATGTCGAG TCAGTGGCTGGAGACATGAATAGCAAGCAATTCCTGAATACGACTCTGAGAGGAGTTCGGGTCATCATATGTCCAACT GAAGGTTTCTTATATAACATTGGGAGCTTGAAAGGAATCAAACACGTAATTCTCTTATCTCAG TTGTCCGTTTATGAAGGTTCGAGCGGCATTCAAGCTATGATGAGAggcttttcaaaaaaattggctgaGCAAGATGAATCGAAACTGATGGCTTCAGGACTACCTTTCACCATTATCAGGGCTGGCGCGTTGCAAGACACTCCGGGTGGAGAACGAGGCTTTTGTTTTGATGAG GGTTGTTCGGCCAAGGGAAGTCTCAGCAAGGAAGATGCTGCTGTGATTTGTGTGGAAGCGCTCAGCGCAGTCCCTCAAGGAGGATTTGCATTCGAG GTTGTCAATGGAGAAGAGAAGGTATCAGATTGGAAGCAGTGCTTAATCAAGTTGATGGAGATGGCTGATTAG
- the LOC115737482 gene encoding uncharacterized protein LOC115737482 isoform X1, whose translation MATALLPSVLSFRDSLIPQVNHSSAVFVNTQKRIFVGCSAKKKIGFFDQILDYIEGGPKLRKWYGAPDLLPKDGSGVDEEDENKEEEEVRDAVLVTDGDSEMGQMIILSLIVKRTRVKTLVKDKRMANEAFGDYVESVAGDMNSKQFLNTTLRGVRVIICPTEGFLYNIGSLKGIKHVILLSQLSVYEGSSGIQAMMRGFSKKLAEQDESKLMASGLPFTIIRAGALQDTPGGERGFCFDEGCSAKGSLSKEDAAVICVEALSAVPQGGFAFEVVNGEEKVSDWKQCLIKLMEMAD comes from the exons ATGGCGACTGCTCTTCTCCCTTCAGTACTCTCTTTCCGAGACTCCTTAATCCCACAAGTCAACCATTCCTCGGCCGTTTTCGTCAACACCCAGAAGCGTATCTTCGTTGGTTGCTCTGCCAAGAAGAAAATTGGCTTTTTTGATCAGATTCTTGATTACATCGAGG GAGGGCCTAAGTTGAGGAAGTGGTATGGAGCACCTGATCTTCTTCCCAAGGATGGGTCTGGTGTGGATGAAGAGGATGAGAACAAAg aagaagaagaagtgaggGATGCTGTTTTAGTCACTGATGGTGATAGCGAAATGGGTCAG ATGATTATTCTTTCACTGATCGTTAAAAGAACTCGAGTCAAAACATTGGTCAAAGACAAGCGGATGGCAAATGAGGCCTTTGGAGACTATGTCGAG TCAGTGGCTGGAGACATGAATAGCAAGCAATTCCTGAATACGACTCTGAGAGGAGTTCGGGTCATCATATGTCCAACT GAAGGTTTCTTATATAACATTGGGAGCTTGAAAGGAATCAAACACGTAATTCTCTTATCTCAG TTGTCCGTTTATGAAGGTTCGAGCGGCATTCAAGCTATGATGAGAggcttttcaaaaaaattggctgaGCAAGATGAATCGAAACTGATGGCTTCAGGACTACCTTTCACCATTATCAGGGCTGGCGCGTTGCAAGACACTCCGGGTGGAGAACGAGGCTTTTGTTTTGATGAG GGTTGTTCGGCCAAGGGAAGTCTCAGCAAGGAAGATGCTGCTGTGATTTGTGTGGAAGCGCTCAGCGCAGTCCCTCAAGGAGGATTTGCATTCGAG GTTGTCAATGGAGAAGAGAAGGTATCAGATTGGAAGCAGTGCTTAATCAAGTTGATGGAGATGGCTGATTAG
- the LOC115737481 gene encoding transcription initiation factor TFIID subunit 12b isoform X2, with product MADNPTSSPKPQSSNPMDPAASAASIPQNPSPNPQIPSQSPLSHSSPSIDPAQINSQISSPPLPHFPQQQQQQTQSQPQPQPQSLVHQQTQQSLVQQQQQQAQNVSAMNNFQIQPNLQRSPSISRLNQMQQIGLLRQQHQQQGGVYGQVNFGGSQQSQPQNQQNQMVTGNLTRSGLMGQSGHLPMLSGTAAAAAQMNLQSQMLNSPRQKAGLVPGSQFHSGNLAGQPLQGIQAMGSIGSYNLSSPLRVNGALSYGQTRMTAGQIRQQLSQQGQITSPQVPNLQRTSSLFMNSPMSGLTQNGQSAMMQNNLSPQQWLKQIPGISGGPGSPSYRLQQQRQQALLQHQLASSPQFSQNPMALNPQQLSQLVQQQSSMGHPQPHQQQQQQQQQQQLQQPQMHPQQQQPSPRMQGPAGQKSLSLTGSQPDATASGTTTQGGSSSQGTEATNQLLGKRKIQDLVSQVDPQGVLDPSVEDLLLEFADDFIDQVTTFACSLAKHRKSSMLESKDVLLHLEKNWGLTIPGFSSEGQKHIKKPLASEVHKKRLDMVHALRDSSFTERSLDISKEITRQGSDNIIGPNHLIRPSPSSDRLVTQATGSQMLQQLTRF from the exons ATGGCGGACAACCCGACCTCGTCGCCGAAACCTCAATCTTCGAACCCCATGGATCCCGCAGCCTCGGCGGCGTCAATTCCCCAAAATCCGTCGCCGAACCCCCAAATCCCGTCCCAATCGCCCCTCTCGCACTCCTCTCCTTCAATCGACCCCGCTCAGATCAATTCCCAGATCTCGTCCCCTCCTCTACCTCATTTCCCtcagcagcaacagcaacagacGCAGTCGCAGCCACAACCGCAGCCTCAGTCGCTCGTCCATCAACAGACGCAACAATCATTAGT gcagcagcagcaacagcaggcTCAGAATGTTTCTGCcatgaacaatttccaaattCAGCCGAATCTTCAGAGATCGCCATCGATTTCTAGGTTAAATCAAATGCAGCAAATAGGTTTGCTGAGGCAACAGCATCAGCAGCAAGGTGGAGTGTATGGGCAGGTCAATTTCGGTGGGTCCCAGCAGAGCCAGCCACAGAACCAGCAGAATCAGATGGTGACTGGGAATCTCACGCGGTCGGGTTTGATGGGACAGAGCGGCCATTTGCCAATGCTGTCTGGTACGGCCGCGGCTGCTGCTCAGATGAATCTGCAGTCTCAGATGTTGAATTCG CCAAGGCAAAAGGCAGGATTAGTACCGGGGAGCCAATTCCACTCTGGTAATTTAGCTGGACAACCATTGCAAGGGATTCAAGCAATGGGATCGATTGGCTCCTATAACTTGAGCTCACCCCTAAGGGTTAATGGTGCTCTAAGTTATGGGCAAACGCGGATGACCGCAGGGCAGATCAGGCAGCAATTGTCACAACAGGGTCAAATCACATCTCCTCAA GTTCCAAACCTGCAAAGGACATCATCCCTGTTCATGAATTCACCAATGTCTGGATTGACTCAAAATGGACAATCAGCTATGATGCAGAACAATTTGTCACCACAGCAGTGGTTGAAGCAAATACCAGGAATATCTGGCGGTCCTGGTTCACCTTCGTATCGCCTTCAACAACAGAGGCAGCAGGCTCTTTTGCAGCATCAACTCGCTTCATCCCCTCAGTTTTCACAAAACCCAATGGCCCTGAATCCGCAACAATTATCACAGCTGGTGCAGCAGCAGTCATCAATGGGACATCCACAGCCAcatcaacagcagcagcagcagcaacaacaacagcaactgCAACAACCACAAATGCAtccgcagcagcagcagccttCACCTAGGATGCAGGGACCTGCAGGCCAGAAATCTCTTAGTTTGACTGGATCACAGCCAGATGCTACTGCTTCTGGTACAACAACACAAGGAGGAAGTTCGAGCCAAGGAACTGAGGCAACTAATCAGCTTCTTGGGAAAAGGAAGATACAGGACTTGGTTTCACAG GTGGATCCACAGGGAGTACTGGATCCTAGCGTTGAGGATCTTCTTTTAGAATTTGCTGATGACTTTATTGATCAG GTAACCACGTTTGCCTGTAGTTTGGCCAAACATCGCAAATCGTCGATGTTGGAGTCCAAAGATGTATTACTGCACCTAG aaaaaaattggggtttgACAATTCCTGGATTTTCAAGTGAAGGGCAGAAACACATAAAGAAACCT TTAGCTAGTGAGGTTCACAAAAAGCGTCTGGATATG GTTCATGCGTTGAGAGATTCTTCATTCACGGAAAGAAGTTTAGATATCTCTAAAGAAATAACAAGACAGGGGTCTGACAACATAATTGGGCCCAACCATTTAATAAGGCCTTCACCAAGTTCTGACCGTTTGGTCACACAAGCAACTGGTTCTCAGATGCTGCAGCAACTAACGCGGTTTTAA
- the LOC115737481 gene encoding transcription initiation factor TFIID subunit 12b isoform X1, with protein MADNPTSSPKPQSSNPMDPAASAASIPQNPSPNPQIPSQSPLSHSSPSIDPAQINSQISSPPLPHFPQQQQQQTQSQPQPQPQSLVHQQTQQSLVQQQQQQQQQQQQQQQQQQAQNVSAMNNFQIQPNLQRSPSISRLNQMQQIGLLRQQHQQQGGVYGQVNFGGSQQSQPQNQQNQMVTGNLTRSGLMGQSGHLPMLSGTAAAAAQMNLQSQMLNSPRQKAGLVPGSQFHSGNLAGQPLQGIQAMGSIGSYNLSSPLRVNGALSYGQTRMTAGQIRQQLSQQGQITSPQVPNLQRTSSLFMNSPMSGLTQNGQSAMMQNNLSPQQWLKQIPGISGGPGSPSYRLQQQRQQALLQHQLASSPQFSQNPMALNPQQLSQLVQQQSSMGHPQPHQQQQQQQQQQQLQQPQMHPQQQQPSPRMQGPAGQKSLSLTGSQPDATASGTTTQGGSSSQGTEATNQLLGKRKIQDLVSQVDPQGVLDPSVEDLLLEFADDFIDQVTTFACSLAKHRKSSMLESKDVLLHLEKNWGLTIPGFSSEGQKHIKKPLASEVHKKRLDMVHALRDSSFTERSLDISKEITRQGSDNIIGPNHLIRPSPSSDRLVTQATGSQMLQQLTRF; from the exons ATGGCGGACAACCCGACCTCGTCGCCGAAACCTCAATCTTCGAACCCCATGGATCCCGCAGCCTCGGCGGCGTCAATTCCCCAAAATCCGTCGCCGAACCCCCAAATCCCGTCCCAATCGCCCCTCTCGCACTCCTCTCCTTCAATCGACCCCGCTCAGATCAATTCCCAGATCTCGTCCCCTCCTCTACCTCATTTCCCtcagcagcaacagcaacagacGCAGTCGCAGCCACAACCGCAGCCTCAGTCGCTCGTCCATCAACAGACGCAACAATCATTAGTgcagcagcaacaacagcagcagcagcagcagcagcagcagcagcagcaacagcaggcTCAGAATGTTTCTGCcatgaacaatttccaaattCAGCCGAATCTTCAGAGATCGCCATCGATTTCTAGGTTAAATCAAATGCAGCAAATAGGTTTGCTGAGGCAACAGCATCAGCAGCAAGGTGGAGTGTATGGGCAGGTCAATTTCGGTGGGTCCCAGCAGAGCCAGCCACAGAACCAGCAGAATCAGATGGTGACTGGGAATCTCACGCGGTCGGGTTTGATGGGACAGAGCGGCCATTTGCCAATGCTGTCTGGTACGGCCGCGGCTGCTGCTCAGATGAATCTGCAGTCTCAGATGTTGAATTCG CCAAGGCAAAAGGCAGGATTAGTACCGGGGAGCCAATTCCACTCTGGTAATTTAGCTGGACAACCATTGCAAGGGATTCAAGCAATGGGATCGATTGGCTCCTATAACTTGAGCTCACCCCTAAGGGTTAATGGTGCTCTAAGTTATGGGCAAACGCGGATGACCGCAGGGCAGATCAGGCAGCAATTGTCACAACAGGGTCAAATCACATCTCCTCAA GTTCCAAACCTGCAAAGGACATCATCCCTGTTCATGAATTCACCAATGTCTGGATTGACTCAAAATGGACAATCAGCTATGATGCAGAACAATTTGTCACCACAGCAGTGGTTGAAGCAAATACCAGGAATATCTGGCGGTCCTGGTTCACCTTCGTATCGCCTTCAACAACAGAGGCAGCAGGCTCTTTTGCAGCATCAACTCGCTTCATCCCCTCAGTTTTCACAAAACCCAATGGCCCTGAATCCGCAACAATTATCACAGCTGGTGCAGCAGCAGTCATCAATGGGACATCCACAGCCAcatcaacagcagcagcagcagcaacaacaacagcaactgCAACAACCACAAATGCAtccgcagcagcagcagccttCACCTAGGATGCAGGGACCTGCAGGCCAGAAATCTCTTAGTTTGACTGGATCACAGCCAGATGCTACTGCTTCTGGTACAACAACACAAGGAGGAAGTTCGAGCCAAGGAACTGAGGCAACTAATCAGCTTCTTGGGAAAAGGAAGATACAGGACTTGGTTTCACAG GTGGATCCACAGGGAGTACTGGATCCTAGCGTTGAGGATCTTCTTTTAGAATTTGCTGATGACTTTATTGATCAG GTAACCACGTTTGCCTGTAGTTTGGCCAAACATCGCAAATCGTCGATGTTGGAGTCCAAAGATGTATTACTGCACCTAG aaaaaaattggggtttgACAATTCCTGGATTTTCAAGTGAAGGGCAGAAACACATAAAGAAACCT TTAGCTAGTGAGGTTCACAAAAAGCGTCTGGATATG GTTCATGCGTTGAGAGATTCTTCATTCACGGAAAGAAGTTTAGATATCTCTAAAGAAATAACAAGACAGGGGTCTGACAACATAATTGGGCCCAACCATTTAATAAGGCCTTCACCAAGTTCTGACCGTTTGGTCACACAAGCAACTGGTTCTCAGATGCTGCAGCAACTAACGCGGTTTTAA
- the LOC115737481 gene encoding transcription initiation factor TFIID subunit 12b isoform X3: MADNPTSSPKPQSSNPMDPAASAASIPQNPSPNPQIPSQSPLSHSSPSIDPAQINSQISSPPLPHFPQQQQQQTQSQPQPQPQSLVHQQTQQSLVQQQQQQQQQQQQQQQQQQAQNVSAMNNFQIQPNLQRSPSISRLNQMQQIGLLRQQHQQQGGVYGQVNFGGSQQSQPQNQQNQMVTGNLTRSGLMGQSGHLPMLSGTAAAAAQMNLQSQMLNSPRQKAGLVPGSQFHSGNLAGQPLQGIQAMGSIGSYNLSSPLRVNGALSYGQTRMTAGQIRQQLSQQGQITSPQVPNLQRTSSLFMNSPMSGLTQNGQSAMMQNNLSPQQWLKQIPGISGGPGSPSYRLQQQRQQALLQHQLASSPQFSQNPMALNPQQLSQLVQQQSSMGHPQPHQQQQQQQQQQQLQQPQMHPQQQQPSPRMQGPAGQKSLSLTGSQPDATASGTTTQGGSSSQGTEATNQLLGKRKIQDLVSQVDPQGVLDPSVEDLLLEFADDFIDQVTTFACSLAKHRKSSMLESKDVLLHLEKNWGLTIPGFSSEGQKHIKKPFLNNCS, translated from the exons ATGGCGGACAACCCGACCTCGTCGCCGAAACCTCAATCTTCGAACCCCATGGATCCCGCAGCCTCGGCGGCGTCAATTCCCCAAAATCCGTCGCCGAACCCCCAAATCCCGTCCCAATCGCCCCTCTCGCACTCCTCTCCTTCAATCGACCCCGCTCAGATCAATTCCCAGATCTCGTCCCCTCCTCTACCTCATTTCCCtcagcagcaacagcaacagacGCAGTCGCAGCCACAACCGCAGCCTCAGTCGCTCGTCCATCAACAGACGCAACAATCATTAGTgcagcagcaacaacagcagcagcagcagcagcagcagcagcagcagcaacagcaggcTCAGAATGTTTCTGCcatgaacaatttccaaattCAGCCGAATCTTCAGAGATCGCCATCGATTTCTAGGTTAAATCAAATGCAGCAAATAGGTTTGCTGAGGCAACAGCATCAGCAGCAAGGTGGAGTGTATGGGCAGGTCAATTTCGGTGGGTCCCAGCAGAGCCAGCCACAGAACCAGCAGAATCAGATGGTGACTGGGAATCTCACGCGGTCGGGTTTGATGGGACAGAGCGGCCATTTGCCAATGCTGTCTGGTACGGCCGCGGCTGCTGCTCAGATGAATCTGCAGTCTCAGATGTTGAATTCG CCAAGGCAAAAGGCAGGATTAGTACCGGGGAGCCAATTCCACTCTGGTAATTTAGCTGGACAACCATTGCAAGGGATTCAAGCAATGGGATCGATTGGCTCCTATAACTTGAGCTCACCCCTAAGGGTTAATGGTGCTCTAAGTTATGGGCAAACGCGGATGACCGCAGGGCAGATCAGGCAGCAATTGTCACAACAGGGTCAAATCACATCTCCTCAA GTTCCAAACCTGCAAAGGACATCATCCCTGTTCATGAATTCACCAATGTCTGGATTGACTCAAAATGGACAATCAGCTATGATGCAGAACAATTTGTCACCACAGCAGTGGTTGAAGCAAATACCAGGAATATCTGGCGGTCCTGGTTCACCTTCGTATCGCCTTCAACAACAGAGGCAGCAGGCTCTTTTGCAGCATCAACTCGCTTCATCCCCTCAGTTTTCACAAAACCCAATGGCCCTGAATCCGCAACAATTATCACAGCTGGTGCAGCAGCAGTCATCAATGGGACATCCACAGCCAcatcaacagcagcagcagcagcaacaacaacagcaactgCAACAACCACAAATGCAtccgcagcagcagcagccttCACCTAGGATGCAGGGACCTGCAGGCCAGAAATCTCTTAGTTTGACTGGATCACAGCCAGATGCTACTGCTTCTGGTACAACAACACAAGGAGGAAGTTCGAGCCAAGGAACTGAGGCAACTAATCAGCTTCTTGGGAAAAGGAAGATACAGGACTTGGTTTCACAG GTGGATCCACAGGGAGTACTGGATCCTAGCGTTGAGGATCTTCTTTTAGAATTTGCTGATGACTTTATTGATCAG GTAACCACGTTTGCCTGTAGTTTGGCCAAACATCGCAAATCGTCGATGTTGGAGTCCAAAGATGTATTACTGCACCTAG aaaaaaattggggtttgACAATTCCTGGATTTTCAAGTGAAGGGCAGAAACACATAAAGAAACCT TTTTTAAATAACTGCAGTTAG